TGCCTAATACTTTAGCAGCCATTGCTGAAACATACTTATGAGAAGTTCCGTGGAATCCGTATTTTCTAATTCCGTGTTTTTCATATAAATCATAAGGAAGTGAGTACATGTACGCATAATCTGGTAATGTTTGATGGAATGCTGTATCAAAAACAGCTACCATAGGCGTACTTGACATTAATTCTTTACATGCATTTATTCCTATTATGTTTGGTGGGTTGTGTAATGGTGCAAGTTTAACGAAGTCTTCTAAAGCTTCCATAACTTCTGAATCGATTAATACAGATTCTGCATATTTTTCTCCACCATGTACAACTCTATGTCCAACAGCAGATATTTCTTCCATGTTCTTTATAACACCATATTCTTCATTAACTAATGCATTTAAAACTAATTCAATAGCCTTTTTATGATCTTTCATTTCTTCTTCGATTTTATATTTTTTTCCATTAACTTTGTGAGTTAATACTGATCCTTCGATTCCAATTCTTTCTACTAATCCTTGAGCTATAGGTTGTTCAGAAGTCATATCTATAAGTTGATATTTTAAAGATGAACTTCCGCAGTTTATTACTAAAATTTTCATGTGTAGTCCTCCTAATATGTTATTTTCACCGTATGGTAATATTTATAAATTAATTATTTTGAGCTTGTATTGCTGTAATTGTAACAACATTTACAATATCATCTGCACTACATCCTCTTGATAAGTCATTGATAGGTTTTGCAAAACCTTGACATATAGGGCCTGTAGCTTCTGCTTTTGCAAATCTTTGTATTAATTTATATGCTATATTTCCACTTTGTAAGTCAGGTAATACTAATACATTTGCTTTTCCTGCAACTTTACTTCCTGGTGCTTTTAAATCTGCAACACTTTGAACTAAAGCAGCATCTAATTGTAATTCACCATCTATATCAAGATCTGGTCTTTGTTCTTGTGCAATTTCAGTTGCTCTTCTTACTTTATCTACAAGTTCATGTTCAGCACTTCCCTTTGTAGAGAATGAAAGCATAGCAACCTTTGGATCCATTCCACATAAATCTCTAGCTGTTTCAGCAGTTGCAATAGCAATTGATGCTAATTCTTCTGCATTAGGATTTGGATTAACAGCAGCATCTGCAACTAATACTAATCCATTTTTTCCATATTCGCAGTTTGGAACTTCAAGCATAACAACTCCAGATACAGCTTTTATTCCTGGCTTTGTCTTTACTATTTGAAGACCCGGTCTTAATAAGTCTCCTGTTGTATGTATAGCCCCTGATACCATTCCATCTACGTGTCCTAATTTAAGCATTACTGTTGCAAAATATAGAGGGTCTTTTATAATAACTGCAGCTTTTTCTTCAGTCATACCCTTTTTCTTTCTTATTTCATATAACTCTTTAGCATATTCTGCTGTTTTTTCATATGTTTCAGGATCAACTATTTTTAATCCTTCAATATTAGAATTTAATTCTTTAGCCTTAGCTCTAATTTTTTCTTCATTACCTATTAATACTAAATTTGCTAATGCACTATCATTTATTTTTCCTGCCGCAATAAGGTTTCTTTCTTCTTCTCCCTCTGGCAATACGATAGTTTTTAAATCCTTCTTAGCTAATTGTTTCATTTCATCCATAAATCCCATATAAACTTTCTCCTTTCAGTCTACATATAAGTTTAATATGCTATAATATATCCTATATAATAATATACACTTATTCTCATATAATTTTCAATAAGAATATATATTTTTTATTATTATTTCAACATTTTTTACATGACAAATGTGATTATTTTAACAAAATTTACACTTATTTGTTTAAATGAATTAATATATCTTTTATAGTTTTATATGACATAAATATGTGTGTTTTATATAAATATAATAGCACAAAGGAGAAAAACATATGAACATAACCGGAATTATAACAGAGTATAACCCTCTACATAAGGGTCATATATATCATATAAACAAAACAAAAGAATTAACAAGTTGTGATGGAATTGTATGCATAATGAGTGGAAACTTTGTTCAAAGAGGTATTCCAGCTATTATGGATAAATGGACACGATGTGAACTTGCCTTAAATTCTGGAGTAGACTTAGTTATAGAATTACCAAGTGTATACAGTCTATCATCAGCTGAATTTTTCGCATATGGTTCAATTAGCTTATTAAATTCTATTGGGATTATAAATAATATATGTTTTGGAAGTGAAAGCGGAAATATTGATGATATAAAATCAATTGCAAAAATTTTAAATAATGAGCCCTCTGAATTTAAAAATCATTTAAAAGATTATTTAGATAAAGGTGTTTCTTATCCCGTTGCTAGAAGCAAAGCCTTAGTAGAATATTTTAATGATAACTTAGAAACTCAAGAAATTTTAAAAAGTTCTAACAACATACTAGGAATAGAGTACTGCAAAAGTCTACTTAAATTAAAAAGCACTATCATCCCTTATACTATACAAAGAAAGGGTTCTAATTATAATGATGATAAATTAGAAAGTAAATTTTCTAGTGCAACAGCCATAAGATCCCATGTTAAAAATTCAAAAAACATAAATATTTTAAAGGACATACTTCCTAGTAAAACTTTTAATTATCTTTATGACAAATTTAACAATAATAATTTAGTTTTTGAAGACTCCATGTTTTCATTTATAAAGTATAAATCCTTAACTTTAAAAAATAAATTAGAAAATTTACCAGATGTTAAAGAGGGCCTTCATAATAAAATATATAGTGAATTAAAAAACTCTAACTCTTTTTATGAACTTGTATCTAATATAAAAAGTAAAAGATATGCCTACACTAGAATAAGTAGAATACTATGTCAGTATTTTATTGGAATGGAGAATTTTAATTTAGAATATTTAAGAACTAAGAAATCTCCTTACGGAAGAGTACTTGGATTTAATGATACTGGTAGAAAAATATTAAAAGAAATGAAAAAGAAAAGTTCTATACCTATTTATATGAAATTACCTAAAACACTTAATGATACGCTAAAATTAGATATACAAAGCACCTATGCATATAGCATGATAAATAAATCCGTATCTTATGACTCAGATTTTAAAACTTCACCTATTTATTTGAAATAACAGTAATATTGTTACTAGATTAAAAAGTATAATTATATAGATAATAAATTAATTTAAGGAGATATTTTATATGGTTATACTTATTTCATTGCTATTAATATTCATAGTAATAGCAATTTTTATATTTATACTGTTTAAGTCTAAAAACTTTAAGTTAAATGTAAACTTAATTATGACTTTAATTTGCACATTATTCATAGTAAATATTGTTTTGTCACCTGAAAGGTCTTTAAAATCAGCTTTATATGGTGGCAAACTCTTTATAACATCAGTTTTTCCTTCGATTTTCCCATTTTTAATTTTAATTAACATAATGATAAGCTTTGATGGCATAAACATATATTCAAAAATTTTAGGTAATATTATATGTCGTCCTTTAAGATTACCTAAAAATTGTTCTGTCGTCTTAATTGTAAGTATGCTCTGTGGTTATCCACTAGGAGCTAAATACGCTTATGATTTGTATAAAAAAAATGCTATAGATATACATACTTGTCATCGTCTTATTAATATAGCATCAAATCCTAGTCCAATTTTTATTCTTGGAGTAGTAGGTGCATCAATGCTTAAAAATTCTTCACTTGGAGTTCTTCTTCTTCTTTCTACCTATTTATCTTGCGTAATTATGGCATTAATTTTACCTAGAAAGAAAAATATGTATTTTAAAGAAAAAGTGGACAAAATAAATACCCCAAAAGAAAATAAAACTTTAGGTGAAATACTAAAGTCCAGTACTGATAATGCTTTTAAAACAGCTTTCTCTATTGGTGGCTTTATAGTATTATTTTCAGTTTTGACTTCAATAATAAAAAACAATATCCTATCAGATATTGTTTTAAAAAATCTATCCCTAATTTTTAATATAGAAAAATCCGCTTTAGAAGGTTTCTTCTTCGGACTATTAGAAATGACTAATGGTTGCAGTTTAATAGCACCTATTAATATGAATATTATGTATAAATTAGTGATAATAAGCTTTCTTTTAGCTTTTAGTGGTTTGTCCATTATCTCACAAACTTATTCTATTATTCATAACTCTAAGCTATCATTAAATAAATATATTAAACTAAAATTTGTTCAAGGAATTATTTGTAGTATAATAACTGTTATTTTATATAAAATAAATATTTTTAATATTGCGAAAGAAACATTTTCACAACAAGTATTATTTTATAATAAAAACTCATTCATTATATTATTGCTTTTTGAAATGATCCTACTTATAACTCCTATAATAATATACAAATTAAAAAAACTATTTTCCTGTGTCTCTTAATTCCTTAATATTTTCTCTTATTATTTTAGTAGTATTTGATGTATTACATTGAAGATTTTTAACATATTCTTCTGTTTGTTGTTTAATACTATAAATAAGTTGTTCGCTTTTTATGCTTATTTCTTTTTCTAATTGACATAAAATTTCATCAGCATATTCTCTTGAACCCATTTTAATTGTTTTAGCATCTCTTTTGGCTGAGGCTATTATAGTTTCAGCCTTTACCTTAGCTTCTTTAGTTAAACTATGACGCTCTATTTCTTTTTTTAGTATTTCATAACTTTCTCTTTTGATATTATCAGCTTCTATATGTGCATTACCTAGAATTCTTTCTTTTTCTTCACATATCCATTGAGCTTTTTTTAATTCATCAGGAAGATATTCTATTATTTGTTCAATTATATCTAATATTTCTTTTTTCTGAACTACAATTTTCCCAACAACTGGAAGATTATGTGATGTTTCTATTATCTCTTGAAGATACTCTAATAATTTCATAATCTCCATTCATATCATCACCTTACTTTACCAATTTTGTTTATAATATCTTTTATAATTTTATTTGGAACCAAACCCTCTATACATCCTCCAAACATAACTACTTGTTTTATTGAAGAAGAACTTAAATATGAATACTTAGCATTTGTCATCATAAATACCGTTTCTATAGATGAATCTAACTTTTTATTCATGTGTGCCATCTGCAGTTCATATTCAAAGTCTGAAACAACTCTTAATCCCTTTATTATTACTTTAGCATCTTTCTCTTTCATATAGTCAACAAGAAGTCCTTCAAAGCTTTCAGCCTTTACATTATCTATATCCTCTGTAACCTTTTCTATTAGTTTAACTCTTTCTTCTATAGAAAAGAGCCCCTTTTTATCTGGGTTTACTAGAACTGAAACAATTACTTCATCAAACACTTTAGAAGCTCTTTTTATTATATCTAAATGTCCCTCAGTAATTGGATCAAAGCTTCCAGGATATATTGCTACTCTCATTTTAGTCCTCCTTATATGCATAGAAACAAACTGTTGTGTTTCCATATTTTCTATGATTAATCAATACTATGTCATCATTTCCTTCAAATATTTCTTCACTTGAATCAATTTTAGTCACAATTAATCCATCTTCCTCTAATAATCTTTCTTTACCTACTATATCTATAGCTGGTGGAATCATTTCCTTTGCATAAGGTGGATCAATAAAAATTAAGTCAAAAATTTTTTTCTTTTTTGCAAAATTCTTTAAAGCATTATATGAATCCATGTTTAAACACACACATTCATTTTCAAATCTTAAACTCTTTACATTTTGTTGTAATCTTTTAAAAGTAACTGGATATCTGTCAACTAAATAACATTCTTTAGCTCCTCTACTTACAGATTCCAATCCAAGACTACCTGTTCCCGCAAAAACATCTATAACTACCGCATCTACAACTCTATTTTGAATTATGTTGAATATATTTTCCTTAACTCTATCTAAAGTAGGTCTTGTAACCATATCTTCAGGCGGCAAAATCTTTTTTCCTTTTGCTCTTCCTGCAATAATTCTCATAGTCTTCCTCCTTTTTAACTGTCCAAAAATGCATTATCTTATCTCATATTTTAACATACATATACTAATTATACAAAACCATTTTTAATATACTGTATTTATTAATTGAAACAAATGTATTTTGAAGTTCTATCAATTTCTTTTATTATATCCTTTTTCAGTCTAATATCTTCTTTATTATTGCTATTAATTAAACTTCTAGCTTCTTTATTTGCACTTTTAAGTATTTTATAATCATCTACAATATTTGATATTATAAATCCATCTTCTCCGTGTTGATTAAAACCAAATATCTCTCCACTACCCCTTAATTTTAAATCTTCCTCTGCAATGAAAAATCCATCATTACTTTTAGTTATAACATTCATTCTCTTTTTAGTTATTTCACTGTTTGAATTAGTTATTAGTATACAATAAGATTTTTTATCTCCTCTTCCAACTCTTCCTCTTAATTGATGTAATTGCGAAAGTCCAAACCTTTCTGCATTTTCAATTATCATTAAAGTTGCATTAGGTACATTAACTCCAACTTCTATAACTGTAGTAGAAATAAGAACTTTTATATGGCCATTTTTAAATTTATTCATTATATGATCTTTTTCTTTAGAAGGCATTTTGCCATGTAAAATTTCAATTTCTGTATCCTTAAAATAATTTTCTTTTAACTCTAAATACAATTTTTCTACTGACTTTATATTTAAATCTTCATTTTCTTCAACTAATGGACACACTATATACACCTGTGCTCCACTGTGAATTTCCTTTAAGGCAAAATTATAAACTCTCTTCCTAAATTTATCATTAACAGCATAAGTATCTATTTTCTTTCTACCAGGTGGAAGTTCATCTATTGAAGATACATCTAAATCCCCATATATTGATAGGGCAAGTGTTCTTGGAATTGGCGTTGCAGTCATAACAAGTATATCTATATTATTATTCTTGTTATAGAGTTTGCTTCTTTGCTTAACTCCAAATCTATGCTGTTCATCTGTAACTACAATGCCCAATTTACTAAACTCCACATCATCTTCTAATAATGCATGGGTTCCTATAATTAAATCTATACTTCCATTTTTCAATCTATTTTTAACTTCATCCTTATGTTTTGTGCTTCCAGTTAAAAGTTCTATAGATATATTAAAATCTTTAAATAGCTCTATGGCCTGAGTGTAATGTTGATTTGCTAAAATTTCTGTAGGTGCCATTAAACATCCTTGATATCCATTCTTTATTACATTAAAAATAGAAATTA
This Clostridium novyi NT DNA region includes the following protein-coding sequences:
- the pta gene encoding phosphate acetyltransferase; its protein translation is MGFMDEMKQLAKKDLKTIVLPEGEEERNLIAAGKINDSALANLVLIGNEEKIRAKAKELNSNIEGLKIVDPETYEKTAEYAKELYEIRKKKGMTEEKAAVIIKDPLYFATVMLKLGHVDGMVSGAIHTTGDLLRPGLQIVKTKPGIKAVSGVVMLEVPNCEYGKNGLVLVADAAVNPNPNAEELASIAIATAETARDLCGMDPKVAMLSFSTKGSAEHELVDKVRRATEIAQEQRPDLDIDGELQLDAALVQSVADLKAPGSKVAGKANVLVLPDLQSGNIAYKLIQRFAKAEATGPICQGFAKPINDLSRGCSADDIVNVVTITAIQAQNN
- a CDS encoding nucleotidyltransferase; the protein is MNITGIITEYNPLHKGHIYHINKTKELTSCDGIVCIMSGNFVQRGIPAIMDKWTRCELALNSGVDLVIELPSVYSLSSAEFFAYGSISLLNSIGIINNICFGSESGNIDDIKSIAKILNNEPSEFKNHLKDYLDKGVSYPVARSKALVEYFNDNLETQEILKSSNNILGIEYCKSLLKLKSTIIPYTIQRKGSNYNDDKLESKFSSATAIRSHVKNSKNINILKDILPSKTFNYLYDKFNNNNLVFEDSMFSFIKYKSLTLKNKLENLPDVKEGLHNKIYSELKNSNSFYELVSNIKSKRYAYTRISRILCQYFIGMENFNLEYLRTKKSPYGRVLGFNDTGRKILKEMKKKSSIPIYMKLPKTLNDTLKLDIQSTYAYSMINKSVSYDSDFKTSPIYLK
- the ylbJ gene encoding sporulation integral membrane protein YlbJ translates to MVILISLLLIFIVIAIFIFILFKSKNFKLNVNLIMTLICTLFIVNIVLSPERSLKSALYGGKLFITSVFPSIFPFLILINIMISFDGINIYSKILGNIICRPLRLPKNCSVVLIVSMLCGYPLGAKYAYDLYKKNAIDIHTCHRLINIASNPSPIFILGVVGASMLKNSSLGVLLLLSTYLSCVIMALILPRKKNMYFKEKVDKINTPKENKTLGEILKSSTDNAFKTAFSIGGFIVLFSVLTSIIKNNILSDIVLKNLSLIFNIEKSALEGFFFGLLEMTNGCSLIAPINMNIMYKLVIISFLLAFSGLSIISQTYSIIHNSKLSLNKYIKLKFVQGIICSIITVILYKINIFNIAKETFSQQVLFYNKNSFIILLLFEMILLITPIIIYKLKKLFSCVS
- the coaD gene encoding pantetheine-phosphate adenylyltransferase — its product is MRVAIYPGSFDPITEGHLDIIKRASKVFDEVIVSVLVNPDKKGLFSIEERVKLIEKVTEDIDNVKAESFEGLLVDYMKEKDAKVIIKGLRVVSDFEYELQMAHMNKKLDSSIETVFMMTNAKYSYLSSSSIKQVVMFGGCIEGLVPNKIIKDIINKIGKVR
- the rsmD gene encoding 16S rRNA (guanine(966)-N(2))-methyltransferase RsmD, which produces MRIIAGRAKGKKILPPEDMVTRPTLDRVKENIFNIIQNRVVDAVVIDVFAGTGSLGLESVSRGAKECYLVDRYPVTFKRLQQNVKSLRFENECVCLNMDSYNALKNFAKKKKIFDLIFIDPPYAKEMIPPAIDIVGKERLLEEDGLIVTKIDSSEEIFEGNDDIVLINHRKYGNTTVCFYAYKED
- the recG gene encoding ATP-dependent DNA helicase RecG; protein product: MNVYDDIVSLKGIGPKTKELLNQCNIYNILDLLLYFPRDYEKTYYCDDISKITNEDKVLIKAKVKSIKKDAYVKRNMVISTVEFIKDNVTFKGKWFNQKYIKNKFMVNKEYFIFGKVQLERNNITFTNPTIVEDPESFLNVIPKYSLKGSLTNKFFEKTIKHVLDNIEIVENLPSQILNKYNLISLDEAIRNIHKPTGFKSLEEAQNRLKFQELFTYSLKLLMLKQYKKSEGVAFKISDELKILKDSIPVTLTNSQNKVIREILIDEKRDVPMNRLVQGDVGSGKTIVALISIFNVIKNGYQGCLMAPTEILANQHYTQAIELFKDFNISIELLTGSTKHKDEVKNRLKNGSIDLIIGTHALLEDDVEFSKLGIVVTDEQHRFGVKQRSKLYNKNNNIDILVMTATPIPRTLALSIYGDLDVSSIDELPPGRKKIDTYAVNDKFRKRVYNFALKEIHSGAQVYIVCPLVEENEDLNIKSVEKLYLELKENYFKDTEIEILHGKMPSKEKDHIMNKFKNGHIKVLISTTVIEVGVNVPNATLMIIENAERFGLSQLHQLRGRVGRGDKKSYCILITNSNSEITKKRMNVITKSNDGFFIAEEDLKLRGSGEIFGFNQHGEDGFIISNIVDDYKILKSANKEARSLINSNNKEDIRLKKDIIKEIDRTSKYICFN